AGGGCTGGTCAAGATCATTCAGGATCTGGGCTATCAGGCTTTTGAGATCAATTCTGAAGTCGACACCCAGGCTGTTAAAGAAAAAGCTCAGGAAGAATATCGCAAAGACCTTCGTCATTTTATCATTTCCGTACTCTTGACAGCTCCATTTATGGTGGAAATGATCGCGATGTTTACAAGCAGTCATCACGAGATCATGCCGCGTTGGTTGCAGTTGATGCTAGCAACTCCTGTTCAGTTCTGGATTGGATGGCGTTTCTATCGTGGTTCTTATTTTGCCTTGCGTGCAAAAAGCGCCAACATGGACGTTCTTATCGCGTTGGGAACCAGCATGGCTTATCTGCTAAGCGCGGTTGTAACTTTGATGAATTGGCATGATCAACACGTTTACTTTGAGGCCAGCACCGCGGTTATTACCTTGATTCTGCTGGGCAAGCTGATGGAGTCGCGAGCAAAGGGAAAGACCTCTGAGGCTGTAGAAAGTTTGATTAAGCTTCAGCCGAAAAAAGCCTTTGTTGAAAGAGATAATCAAATTATCGAAGTTCAAATCGAAGATCTGCAGCTGGGTGATGTTGTCATTGTTAAAAACGGAGAGGTCATTCCTGTTGATGGAAAAGTCGTCGCCGGCTCGTCGACAGTCGATGAGTCCATGCTGACGGGCGAGAGTTTGCCAGTTGCTAAGCGTGAAGATGATCATGTTTATGCGGCCACCTTGAATCAAGATGGTTCGTTAAAAGTTAAAGCCACTAGCGTAGGGAGTCGTACTCAACTCGCACAAATCATTAAAATAGTCACTGCGGCTCAAGGTTCGAAAGCGCCGATTCAAAGATTGGCGGATCGCATTTCGGGAATCTTTGTGCCAGTGGTGTTGGGTATTAGTTTGCTGACCTTCTTCTTGACCTGGTTCTTGACCGGAGACCTGCAAGCGTCATTTGTGTCTGCGGTCTCTGTTTTGGTAATCGCATGTCCTTGTGCTTTGGGTTTGGCAACTCCAACGGCTGTGGTCGTGGGGATTGGTAAGGGCGCTCAAGCGGGTATTCTGTTTCGCGATGCCAAGGCTTTGGAGTTGGCAGAAAAGATTGATGTCTTGGTCTTGGATAAGACAGGCACCATCACCGAGGGTAAGCCTGTTGTAACCAGCATTCACGCAAGCCAAGGACACTCGCAGGAAGAGATCCTGCAAATCGCGGCGAGCCTTGAAGATGGCTCTTCTCATCCCCTGGCACATGCCATAGTCGAGGAAGCGAAAAAACGCAGTTTGCGTTCATTGGCAGTTCAAGATTTTAAATCCGTGATGGGGTTGGGTGTTGAAGGCCTGGTGAATTCAATTCACTATAAAATTGGCAAAGGTGATTGGAGTGCCAGTGGTGCTTTCCTTGAGAAAGACCTTCTTGCTAAGCTTGAAAGCAGTGGCAATAGCGTGATGGTATTGGCCAGTGCTGAACGTGTGCTGGGGTATATTGCTGTTGCAGACCGCATTCGTGAGAGTTCTAAAAAGGCCATTTCTGATATTCAAAGCAAGGGCATTAAAGTCATGATGCTGACCGGAGACAATGAGGGAACCGCCCGTGAAATAGCCAAACAAGCCGGAATTCAGGAGTTTAAACACGGAGTAAAGCCCGTCGACAAGGCGAATATCATTGTGACGTTGAAGCGTAAGAAGCAAAGGGTTGCGATGGTGGGCGACGGCATCAACGACGCTCCGGCATTGGCAATGGCCGACGTGAGCTTTTCGATGTCATCAGGAACTGATATCGCTATTGAAACTGCAGACGTTACTTTAATGAAGAATGATTTGCAGTCAGTGGCTCATGCCATTTCACTGTCGCAAATAACTTTAAAGAAGATTCGCCAAAATCTTTTCTTCGCATTTATTTATAACATTTTGGGGATCCCATTGGCCGCTTTCGGTCTTTTGAATCCAGTTATCGCCGGAGCCGCAATGGCTATGAGCTCCGTCTCCGTCGTCAGCAATTCCCTTTTGTTGAAACGAAAGAAAGTGGATTAAGCGGGTGCCCAGGTCCCACCGAAGGTGATGACGCAGGTACGGCGTACCTTTTTGAGGCTCACGGCGTCGGGAATTACTCTTTTTCCTTTTGTTTAATGAAGGCTTCTCGCAGCCAGAGTCGGATGTGTTTGAGGTAGTGGTCTTTCATGCCAAAGAAGATGAAGTGGTTGTAGAAGAATTCTTGGCCGCCTGTATCTTCTTCGTGGAAATTAACTGTGCCGATGATTTCCGGGATTTCATTTTCCTCGGGGCGCCACAAGATGAATTCGCGGAAGGCCCCTGTGCTGATGGCGCGATAGTATTTCATAACCAAGCCGGCTTCAGAAATCTGGGTGATTTCGACAGGATTGGCAACTTTAAGGATTGCATTTTCCTTGAGGGACGCGATCGTAACTGGGGCTTTGTTTGCCAAGCCACTATGTTCGTTGACGAGTTTCTTTGTGATATAACCCTTATCCAAAGGCGTGAAAAAGATGTCTTTGGTCCAAGTCGAAAGTTCGCGAACTTCCTCAAGAGGAACTTTCTTTTTAGAAATTAAAAACAGCGGTGGCAGCTTGAAAGTTTGATTTGCCCGTTTTGTGCGATCTTCCAAGCCTTTGCAAATTTGTTCCCAGCGCTTTTGTTTCTCGATTTCAAAGATCTCGTAATTGGCGAAAACAAAGTCAAAGCTTGTCGGTAAGTGTTGGCGATGCTGGGTGTCTTTGTCGTCCAAATCGGAAGCTAACTGGGCAAAGCTATTATAGACGAACACTTCGCTGTTGGAAAATCGATCACTCAAGTAAATCTTAAGGTCCAAGGCGATAGAGGTCTCTTCGTCTAGAATGAGGATACGTGCTGGGGCGCTGTGAGTATTTTGGAAGCCTTCGTTTTTGTGCTCCGTCGCCTGCAGGATATGTTTTCGCACTTGGCTGATTTGTTGGTTGTCGGCCGCAAAGAAATGGAAATCACAAAGATACTCTTTTTCAGAGAGTTGCTTGCAAGATTTACAAAAGGCATGAACTGATTTTTTGTTTTCAGTTTTAAATGCCTCGGCGTAATACTTGGTTAAAGCACCAATTTCGATTTCATGATTATTGATTGTGGTGAAGCCAACTTCTGTCAGTGAGTTTGTGGAAACTTCTTTCAGCATTTCGATTGTCGAATTGATCTTGATCGAAGTTACAGTTGCTGAACTGCCAATGGCCTGGTGTCCAAGCAACGCAAACTCGAGATCCTGTTTAAGAATCAATTTGTCAAAAGGCTTGAAGATAACATTGTTAATGATGCGGTCTTCGGCAAGCTTGATATCAAAATTAGGGCTGTCGAAGGCAGTTAAAATCAATGCGGTGGGCTCTTGCTCTGAGCACATTTTCTTCCGTAAGAAGAAGTCGCGGGCCCGACGAATAAGCCCCATATTTTGGGTGCCAAGAAACTCATTTTTAGCGATGACCAGCTTCAGTTCATGAGTATTCGTGGGTTCAATAGGATCTAAATTGTCTAAGGAGTGTCTTTGTCCGCCATCGGCTAAAGACTTGGGGCCCTCATGGACCGCGATCTTTAGCCATTCGTGAAAATCAGAAAGGTTGGTGAAAAAGCGAATATGAAGCTTCGGATCTATCATTTTGAGGGTCTCAAAAAGATCCTTCTGGATACGCACGTCATCTTCGAGGACGTAAATGAACTTCATGTAACCATTCTATCTTGAATTGAGACCTAAAGGAAAGGGAAGATATCTTTAAGGTGTTCTAAAGATGAAATAAACCGCGCCGACCAGGCACAATCCTGCCCAAAGGAAATCTAGCTTCAAGGATTGTTTCATATAGAGAACCGAAAACCCCGCGAAGACCACCATCGTGATGACTTCTTGGATGATTTTAAGCTGAGGAAGGGTGTATTGGCCGTAGCCGATGCGGTTTGCGGGAACCTGTAGAGCGTACTCAAAGAAAGCAATCCCCCAACTTATAAGGACAGCCACCCACAGCGCTGACTCGCGCAAGCTTTTAAGATGACCATACCATGCAAAGGTCATGAAGATATTAGAAAGAAAAAGCAAAGCAATGGGCGTCCAGGACGCGTTCATCATACGGAGCTCCTTTGATTGTAAGCGTGATTCACCAGCAAGCTCGCGATACGGCGATATTCACTTAAAAGATCCAAGTGGATAGAGCTGGTGTTGATGGAGGTCGCTAGGCCGCGATTAAGACGACTGATGTGATTCTCACGCAAAGAGATTTCTAGTTTTGCCAGGTCGCGCTTCAATTGAATAGCAGCGTCGCACAGCTCACGATTCTGGTAAGAATTGACTGCCATGGCGGCCACTTTCACCACTTGTTCGTGCATAGAGCGGATCTCTGACCAGCCCTCATCAGAAAACTCCAGCTTCAGCGCATTCTTTTTGATCGCCAAAGCCAGGATGTTGATATCAATCGCGTCAGCAGCTCGCTCGAGATCGCTTAGAAACATAATCATATTCATCACATTTTGATGAACCACTGTGGTGGATTTGTTCGCATGATCCAGAAGGAACATTTTGGTTTCACGGTAAAGGAAGTCGACTTTGTTATCGCGGTCTTTGATGGAATCAAAATCTTTAGGGTCGTTGGTTTCAAATAAACGGATGGAGTCTTTGATCATGCCAATAACGATGTCGGCAGTGCGCATGATTTCACGATTGGCATACGATACTGCCAATGCGGAGCTTTGATAGTTATCCATATTCACAAATTCAGTGCCAAACTCTTCAGAGGCGGCTTTCGGGAACATCTTCTCAATCAAGGCGGCGCCTTTGTTGATAAATGGATAGAATATGATCGCAGAGAGAATGTTGAAAATTAAATGCGCGTTCGCAATGGAACGGGCTGTTGTTGTATCAAAACTCATGAGGAAGTCGATAAACAGCTGTGTGAACGGATAGAAGATCACGACACTGATGGTTTTATAGAAGAAATGGGCCCAGGCAACCTGACGGCCGATGTAGTTTCCGCCGGCGGCAGCAATGAGCGCCACCGAAGTTGTTCCAATGTTGGCGCCGTAAACCCAGATCATGGCATCATAGAATGAGATCGCTTTAACCGCAGCCAAGCTCATGGCAAGACCAATCGTGATAGCGCTGCTTTGTACGATGGCGCAGAAGACGATGGAAATTAAGAGTGAATAGCCGGGATTGTCGCGGACGCTTTGGAAGAACTCCGTCAGCATCGGATTCTCTGCAAAGTGATTGGAGGCCACAGAGACAAACTTTAAGCCCAAGAAGAGCAAGGCAAAGCCCATGAAGGCGACAGAGATATTTTTGAAGATCGTTTTCTTTGCTTTAAAGTAGAAAGCGAAGGCAATGGCAAACACTGGCAGTGCATACTGCGCAAGATCGAAAGAAATCAATTGAACAGTGAGGGTTGTACCGATCGCTGTACCGATGATAACGCCCATTACTTGGCGGAGATTGACAACGCGGGCTGATCCAAGACCTACAAGCATCGACGTCACCGCGCCAGAGCTTTGCATTAAGGTCGTCAAAACCACACCCGTAAGGATGGCTAGAAATTTACTTTGGGAAAGGCGATTTAAAAGATTCGTGATCTTTCCGGCCATGATTTTTTCTAATGATGAGCTGGCAAGTCCCATACCATAGAGGAAAAGTGCAACCCCACTGATGAGGATTATGAAAAACGAATTCTGTGTATCTATCATGACGTCATGTCCTTGGTGCCTGGCTCTTTAATCAAGAGCGAATCAAAGAAGAATCATAACAATTCTGAATTCGATATCAAGTCTAAATGAATCATGCGCGAGGGCGAATCCATGAAAACAATCCTTTTAAAAGAGCAGAAAGCGCTGTGTAATATGAGCCTTACAGGAGTTTCAAATGAAGCAATCCTCAGAGCCCGTCTTAGTCGTGGCTGCTCTGATTCAAAGAGATTTTGATCCCGAAAAGAAAATTCTTATTGTGCGCAGGGGCCCCGGACAGAGCGGCGCTGGTTTTTGGGAATTTCCTGGAGGAAAAGTTGAAATAGGTGAAGATCCTAAATTGGCTTTGGTGCGCGAGATTGATGAGGAGTTGGGATTAAAAATTCGCGTGGGAGACCTTTTGGGGGAGCAGGATTTTGCCTATCCCTCAAAGGTCATTCGACTTAGAGTCTATTGGGTCTTGAGCTCTCATGATGACTTGGAGCTGCGCGAGCATGATGCCTTGAAATGGTGTTCCCCTCACGAAATTGTTGTGGAAGAACTGTCCGCAGCAGATCGCCCCTTTGTCGAATTAATCAAATTAAGGTAATAGGTAGCTGCGTTCCTCAGAAGTGGGAAGACGACAGAAATCTCTTTGGCCAAACCAGCTATAGCGATTTTTTGCGACAACTTTATAAAGAATATCACGAAGGGGGCCTGGAATAATCCACGCTATAGCGGCCAACTTGTAGGCACCACCTAGGCCCGTAAGAATTTTCAGAATAGCGGCAGAGCGATAATAGAGCTTTCCAGACTCATAATAGATCACGGTATCTAAGTTCGTTCGATCTTGAAGAGGAAGCACTTCCTCGGCTGTAGAGCCTTGAAGGGGGGCGAAGAGATAGGAATGGTTTGTGTCTCGCGTGATAATGGCGTCCACAAACCCGTTACAAAGGTGACAGATACCATCAAAAAAGACTACATTTCTCATTTTTACGTCTACCTTTTCCATAGCTATCTCAGCTTACAATCTTTATAATAGAGTATCAAGGTGAGGAGTCCAGCAGTATGGAAGTCTTTCTTTTTCCTCTAGTTAACGTGACCTTATTCCCCAGGACTATAAAGCCCTTGAATATCTTTGAGCCTCGCTATCTTGCGATGATGAAAGAGGCTGCTGCGACCAAAACTCCCATAGCTCTTGGCTATATCGAAGATCCTTCCAAAGTCACTCCAGTGAATGCCGGGGAACCAGTATCCTTCGTCAGAGAGATTGCAGGCTACGGTTATGTGCAAATCATTGAAGAGCGGGTTAACGGAACTCTTTTGGTCTTTTTGCAGGGGCAAGGCAAGTTACGACTGGGCAAAGTTATCGACAGTGGGACGCCTTATATAGTTTGCGAGTCGTCCATTATTCCAGAGAAAACGATCTTAGAAGCCCCACAAAAATCAAAATTAAATTCTTTGCAGAAAATTTTGACCAGATGGATTCATACACATATTTCAGATCCACAGCAGCAGGACACTTTTATGCGAAACCTTGTTCATCCCGAAGAGGTTGTGGGGGCGTTCGCATCTTATCTCGTTCGTGATTACGATCTCCAGCAGATGGTGCTGGAGTTTAATGATATTAATGAGAAAGTTCTATTCTTGCACAGACTAATGGAGTCTAACGAGCTGACAGTTTAGAAGCTCTGACAAAGAAAACCCATTGAAGTAAAATCACCCAAATAGTGTGTGCCAGCGTAAGATGCCCGATTTTCATCCAAGTTGGGGCATGTAAAAGCAGGGTCGCCATTCCGAAAAGAATTCCTACAATCAAAAGTAAACTCATCTGTAGTGACTTCTTTTGCAGTAGGGCGTTGTCGGATATTTGCGCCTTCATCCAGAAGAAGAATGCCAAAGAGCCAGCACCGATAACTGCTAACAAAGGATGGAGTCCTCGCAGGCGCACAAGGAAGTGTGATTGGGTTGAGAAGTCCGCCAAAAAGCCATCATATAGATTTTCAGTCGGGAACAGCGAATTAGACAAGGAAGCCCAGGCCCCGGTGATTCCTAATAGAACAATCACCCATGGAAGATATTTATATTTTCTATCTTGGCTGGACGGAGCGGGGAGGTCTGCATGCAGAGTTGCCCCCGCATAAGTCAAAGCCACTGCTCCAGTGAGCATAAATGAATTCATCTGGTGCAGAGCCATGACGAAGGCACGATAAGGCGTGTCGTTGGTGGTGACCAGTTTAAATAGAACCAGCTTTGCGCCGAGCAAGGCTTCAGTGATCATAAAAATCAAAGTGGCAAGTGCAGCTTTGCGTGCGAAGTGACCGACAGGGTAAAGCTTTCGTGCCGCCCACCAAAAGTAGATAACCACAAATCCGTAAATGCCCGACATGAGGCGATGTGCATACTCAACCCAAGTTTTTCCTCTCTGTGCTTCGGGGATGAGTTGTCCATGGCATAGTGGCCAGGTGTCGCCGCAGCCATCGCCAGAGTGTGAAATGCGAACCCACGCCCCCCAAAGAATCACGAGAAGGGTGTAAATTAGAAGGCTAAATGCAAATTTCTTGTATCCAGATTTTGTCATAGCACTTATCGGGTTATCATGGGCCCTAAAATGGGTCAATCAGGGGTGCCAGTTATTGACAGAAAAGCCTTAGCAATGTCTTACTGAGTTATGTCTGAAAAACACGCAAATCACCACCATTCGCATAGTCATTCCCATTCTCACAGCCATCATCATTCCCATGGTGCTGTCATTGGGCGGATGAGATTCGCATTTGTTCTCAATCTAAGTTTTGCGATCATTGAGTTGGTTGGCGGAATTATGACCAATAGCGTGGCTATTTTGAGTGACGCACTTCATGATTTTGGAGATGCCTTGGCCATGGTGATTGCGATCACCATGGAGAAACTATCACATCGAAGCAGTGATCAGCATTTCTCTTACGGCTATCGTCGATTCTCCACGCTCGGAGCGATCATCACTGGTGTGATCTTGATTTTGGGCTCAGTTTTTATTTTGATCGAAGCGGCACCGCGCCTGATTCATCCGCAGCAACCCCAGGCGGATGGGATGTTGGCATTGGCTTTTCTTGGAGTTGCTGTGAATGGTTATGCGGCATTTCGAGTTTCCAAGGGGACTTCTTTGAATGAAAGAATGCTGATGTGGCATATGATTGAAGACGTCGCAGGCTGGGTGCTAGTGTTGATCGGCGCCATTGTGATGAAGTTCTTCGATGTTCCCCAGGTCGATGCAGGGTTGGCCATCGCTCTCTCTTTGTGGATTTTGTACAATGTTTTTAGAAACCTGAAGGACGCGATGAGAGTGTTCTTGATGGCGACACCGGCTGGGGCTTCTGTGGATGAAGTGAGTGCCGAGATTAAGAAGTTAGATCAGGTAGAAGATGTTCATCATGCTCACTTGTGGTCTTTGGATGGCGAAAATCATGTATTGAGTGCACATGTTGTGCTGAATAGTGAGGCTCGCATCGAAGACATGCAAAATGTGAAATTAAAGATTAAGGATCTTGTTAAAAAGTACGGAATTATCGAGGCCACAATTGAAACCGAAATCACGGGAACAAGTTGTCTCGATCCGGAACATAAATAGAATATCGATGTCCCTCTTTGAGAGGGCTCTCGTCTCTCTCTGAGAAAGAGAACTAAAATAAGTTAATTCATCATTTTAACCCAGTAAAAACACTCGGTTTTCCGAAAGTTTTTGTCTAATTCTGCCGATATATTCTGCATTAGGAGACGAGGCATTTATGAGAACCACTTCTGTACGTATGGGTAGTAATCGCGGAAACGTGATGCTGCAAGTATTGGCGGCTACAGCTGCCATGAGTATCTCGTTTTACTTCTTAACGAATTATGTAATTGGCCAGAAGAAGCAAATTTCGAAAACTGTGAATGCTGTGAATTTGCGTTTCGCACTCAACAGTACAATGGACTATGTAATTTTCGGTGTTCGGCAAAAGTATTGTTTTTCTGATGACGGCCTGTTGATGGACGATAAAGCAAAGTGTGATCTGACCAATACCGGAAGCGTTGAACGTTTGATTATGTCGCCAAGCCAGGCGAATTATATCCGTATGATGAAATCACAAAACAATATCGATTTCGGTGTTGGTGTAGATTACAACAATCTTCCTTTAAATGAAATCACCCGCAAGTTAGAGGTTAATAAACTTTCAGCAGCCCATCCATTGATTGGGGTCATGCAGAAGTTGGCAACAGTTAAAGACGAGATCACTGGTGAGGTCATTCCGGTCGGCGGTGTTAAAGTTGTTTTGACTAGAGATAACAGCCCTTATCTTCCTGTTGCTGGTCGCGAAGTTTACATCAAAATTTCCTTGGCCTTGGTAGACAAGAGTGGTCAGGTTATTAAGTTAGCTGATAGACCATTGGTTTTGAATTCATCATTATCTATTTATCCAAGGGAAGTGGGATCGTTTGCTTTATTGGTAGCAAATGATTTGCATCTCAACTTGGACGGTGATTCGGCGCCCACACTTGCTGGTGATGTGAATTTACATCAATTTGCCAATCGCAAAGAGGTGCAAGGGCCAGGATTGGTATTTTTAAGCCCCGTCTTCGTTAATCGCGATATTTATTTGCCAGCGTTGACAGAAGATAAAACGGCAACGGCAGATAGCTCAAAATACGCTGCGGTTACTTTCGCTGACCGTGTGGTTATGGGTAATGGTTGGTTGCGCACAACCGGTGATAAAATGTATGCGCCAAGAACCTCAGGTAATTTACAGGACAGATACTGGGCTGATTCAACTAGCTTTGGTGGTTTCCTTAAAGGAATTGAGAATGATGGTGGTCTAGATAAAGGCCTTATGGTATTTGCTCATGTCGCTGGCGCTGCTGGGCTGAGTCCTGCGGATACTGAGAAAGCCAAAGAGTGTGCGAAGATGGCAACTCTAGATTCCGATATCACTCAAACTCTAGAGACGCAGCTCGGGGCGAGTCTTCGTGGTGGCTACGACCCAACTCAGCCGGATGAAATTCCCTATAAGTTGTACTTTTCGAGTTGGAATACATTCAATGCCCAAAATATTGCTCAAGGGCCCTCTGATACAAGCAGTTGGGATAATGGATATGTTAGCTATAATGGAAGTGATTCCGGTCCAGTTATGAAGGTTTCATTTACGCTTGGCAACAGATCCATTGAGTTGGATATGCCATTTGGCTCTGAAGTGACCTTGCGCCCTAAGATTGGATCTTCAGCGACCGAAAGTTCTTTGTTGTCAGCAAAGAAATCTGCGGCCAACACTCTGAGTACAGCACAAACTGCCTATGATGATGTAACCGCTCAAGAAGCGAGTCTTAAAAAGAAGTTGGCTGACAAACAGCTAGCTTTAGCAGATGAGATGGCGAAGCCATTGGCATCATCACCATCGCCATCGCCATCACCATCACCGTCACCGTCACCGTCACCATCACCATCACCATCACCATCACCATCACCAGAACCAACGCCAACGCCAACGCCAACGCCAACGCCGTCACCGAGTCCTGTTGAATATCGCGATGAAGCATTGGTAACTCAGCTTCAGAAAGACATCACTTCATTGAATTCTCAGTTGACAGCCTTGGGAGTTACCGCGAAGAAAACTACTTTGGATAGTGCTCAAGCGGCATACGACGTAGCAAATGGAAAATACACTGATTATATGAATGCAGTCAGTGTTAGACCTGAGATGACTATTTCTGTTGATTCTTCCCGTCGTAATAAGGCGCAAATTAATTTTTCAGTAAAAAATGCAGATCACTTTGTTAACGAATTGGGAAAACCGTCCGCTCCAGTAGTGGGTGTTTTAGCATATGACTATAGCTATTATAAAGGGCAGCCAATTTACTCAACTCCAAATGCGAATCTTCAGGGGTATTTAAATTTTACAATGAGTGCTGACAAAAAATCATTGGTGCCTCCAACAAGTATGTCGGCGACGGCAGCAAATACCTCTACGACAAGTTTGAAAGAGGATGATCCAAATGGCGCTGCAGATACCCTTTTGGATGATTGTGAAAAGTATCGTAGTGCGGCGACAAGCCAGTCTTTTGGTGGAGCAAGTTGGAA
The nucleotide sequence above comes from Bdellovibrio svalbardensis. Encoded proteins:
- a CDS encoding Na/Pi cotransporter family protein, producing the protein MIDTQNSFFIILISGVALFLYGMGLASSSLEKIMAGKITNLLNRLSQSKFLAILTGVVLTTLMQSSGAVTSMLVGLGSARVVNLRQVMGVIIGTAIGTTLTVQLISFDLAQYALPVFAIAFAFYFKAKKTIFKNISVAFMGFALLFLGLKFVSVASNHFAENPMLTEFFQSVRDNPGYSLLISIVFCAIVQSSAITIGLAMSLAAVKAISFYDAMIWVYGANIGTTSVALIAAAGGNYIGRQVAWAHFFYKTISVVIFYPFTQLFIDFLMSFDTTTARSIANAHLIFNILSAIIFYPFINKGAALIEKMFPKAASEEFGTEFVNMDNYQSSALAVSYANREIMRTADIVIGMIKDSIRLFETNDPKDFDSIKDRDNKVDFLYRETKMFLLDHANKSTTVVHQNVMNMIMFLSDLERAADAIDINILALAIKKNALKLEFSDEGWSEIRSMHEQVVKVAAMAVNSYQNRELCDAAIQLKRDLAKLEISLRENHISRLNRGLATSINTSSIHLDLLSEYRRIASLLVNHAYNQRSSV
- a CDS encoding LON peptidase substrate-binding domain-containing protein produces the protein MEVFLFPLVNVTLFPRTIKPLNIFEPRYLAMMKEAAATKTPIALGYIEDPSKVTPVNAGEPVSFVREIAGYGYVQIIEERVNGTLLVFLQGQGKLRLGKVIDSGTPYIVCESSIIPEKTILEAPQKSKLNSLQKILTRWIHTHISDPQQQDTFMRNLVHPEEVVGAFASYLVRDYDLQQMVLEFNDINEKVLFLHRLMESNELTV
- a CDS encoding thiol-disulfide oxidoreductase DCC family protein; amino-acid sequence: MEKVDVKMRNVVFFDGICHLCNGFVDAIITRDTNHSYLFAPLQGSTAEEVLPLQDRTNLDTVIYYESGKLYYRSAAILKILTGLGGAYKLAAIAWIIPGPLRDILYKVVAKNRYSWFGQRDFCRLPTSEERSYLLP
- a CDS encoding COX15/CtaA family protein, which translates into the protein MTKSGYKKFAFSLLIYTLLVILWGAWVRISHSGDGCGDTWPLCHGQLIPEAQRGKTWVEYAHRLMSGIYGFVVIYFWWAARKLYPVGHFARKAALATLIFMITEALLGAKLVLFKLVTTNDTPYRAFVMALHQMNSFMLTGAVALTYAGATLHADLPAPSSQDRKYKYLPWVIVLLGITGAWASLSNSLFPTENLYDGFLADFSTQSHFLVRLRGLHPLLAVIGAGSLAFFFWMKAQISDNALLQKKSLQMSLLLIVGILFGMATLLLHAPTWMKIGHLTLAHTIWVILLQWVFFVRASKLSAR
- a CDS encoding DMT family protein, with the protein product MMNASWTPIALLFLSNIFMTFAWYGHLKSLRESALWVAVLISWGIAFFEYALQVPANRIGYGQYTLPQLKIIQEVITMVVFAGFSVLYMKQSLKLDFLWAGLCLVGAVYFIFRTP
- a CDS encoding (deoxy)nucleoside triphosphate pyrophosphohydrolase encodes the protein MKQSSEPVLVVAALIQRDFDPEKKILIVRRGPGQSGAGFWEFPGGKVEIGEDPKLALVREIDEELGLKIRVGDLLGEQDFAYPSKVIRLRVYWVLSSHDDLELREHDALKWCSPHEIVVEELSAADRPFVELIKLR
- a CDS encoding heavy metal translocating P-type ATPase, whose product is MENVLVVQSEAQNTDLQLIGMSCVNCAAKIEKTLNALPDVKARVNFATEQAHVEFPSTYTPEGLVKIIQDLGYQAFEINSEVDTQAVKEKAQEEYRKDLRHFIISVLLTAPFMVEMIAMFTSSHHEIMPRWLQLMLATPVQFWIGWRFYRGSYFALRAKSANMDVLIALGTSMAYLLSAVVTLMNWHDQHVYFEASTAVITLILLGKLMESRAKGKTSEAVESLIKLQPKKAFVERDNQIIEVQIEDLQLGDVVIVKNGEVIPVDGKVVAGSSTVDESMLTGESLPVAKREDDHVYAATLNQDGSLKVKATSVGSRTQLAQIIKIVTAAQGSKAPIQRLADRISGIFVPVVLGISLLTFFLTWFLTGDLQASFVSAVSVLVIACPCALGLATPTAVVVGIGKGAQAGILFRDAKALELAEKIDVLVLDKTGTITEGKPVVTSIHASQGHSQEEILQIAASLEDGSSHPLAHAIVEEAKKRSLRSLAVQDFKSVMGLGVEGLVNSIHYKIGKGDWSASGAFLEKDLLAKLESSGNSVMVLASAERVLGYIAVADRIRESSKKAISDIQSKGIKVMMLTGDNEGTAREIAKQAGIQEFKHGVKPVDKANIIVTLKRKKQRVAMVGDGINDAPALAMADVSFSMSSGTDIAIETADVTLMKNDLQSVAHAISLSQITLKKIRQNLFFAFIYNILGIPLAAFGLLNPVIAGAAMAMSSVSVVSNSLLLKRKKVD
- a CDS encoding cation diffusion facilitator family transporter → MRFAFVLNLSFAIIELVGGIMTNSVAILSDALHDFGDALAMVIAITMEKLSHRSSDQHFSYGYRRFSTLGAIITGVILILGSVFILIEAAPRLIHPQQPQADGMLALAFLGVAVNGYAAFRVSKGTSLNERMLMWHMIEDVAGWVLVLIGAIVMKFFDVPQVDAGLAIALSLWILYNVFRNLKDAMRVFLMATPAGASVDEVSAEIKKLDQVEDVHHAHLWSLDGENHVLSAHVVLNSEARIEDMQNVKLKIKDLVKKYGIIEATIETEITGTSCLDPEHK